CGATCGGCCCTCTCGAAGGCCTCCTCTGCCTCCTCCACCCGACCGAGCCCTTCGAGGACGAGCCCCTTGTTGTGCCATCCCTCCCCCAGGTCCGGGTTGAGGGTCAGGGCCTCGTCGAGCCGTTCGAGGGCCTCCTCGTACCTCCCGAGCTGGTAGAGGGAGAGCCCCCAGTTGTTCCAGGCGTGGACGTAGAAGGGGTAGATCCTGACAGCCCTCTCACAGCACCGGGCTGCCTTATCGTACCTCTTCCTGTCGGCGAGGATCAGCCCCATGGCCATCCAGAAGTCGGAGTTATCGAGGATGAACCTCTTCGCCAAGGCCGCGGCGACCGCCGCCGCCAGGAGGAGGGCGAAGAGGGCGAGGAGGATTGGGTCCATATCTAGCCTTAGGGGCGCGACCTCCAATATACTTTCCTCCGGATCTCCTCTTCCCACGATTCCGCCCTCCCATCCTCTATCCCCCCTCCCTTCCCCCGAACCTCGACCCTCTCCTTCTGAAGGCCTCCTCCCTCCCGAGATCCTCCTCGGTGGGAGAGGTCGCAGATTTATATCGGCGGTAAGACAATCTTATTATGATGGGAAGATGATGCCGAAGAACCGCCTCCGCTCCGAAGAGGAGGGGCACCTCACCAGCCGAGGGTTCCACCTCCACGCTCACGGCGCCGCCGACCCCGCCCTCCTGGCGGCCGAGAGGGGGATTTTGGCCGTCAAGGTCTCCTTCATCGCCCTCCTGGCGACGGCCCTGGTCCAGGTGGCGATAGTCCTCCTCTCCGGGAGCGTCGCCCTCCTCGCCGACACCGTCCACAACCTCGGAGACGCGGCGACGGCCATCCCCCTATGGCTCGCCTTCCGGCTGGGCCAACGCCCCCCGACCGACCGGTTCACCTACGGTTACGGCCGGGCCGAGGACCTGGCGGGGCTCGCCATCGTCCTCGTCATCGTCGTGAGCGCCCTCTTCACCGGCTACGAGGCGGCGATGAGGCTCTTTAACCCCCGCCCCGTCGGCCACCTGGAGGCGGTGATCCTCGCCTCCCTCATCGGCTTTGCCGGCAACGAGGCGGTGGCCCTCTATCGGATGAGGGTGGGGAGGGAGATAAACAGCGCCGCCCTCGTCGCCGACGGCCTCCACGCCCGGGCCGACGGCCTGACGAGCCTGGCCGTCTTATTCGGCGCCTTCGGGGTCATGGCCGGCCACCCCCGGGCCGACCCCCTGGTGGGGCTTCTGATCGCCGGCGTCATACTCCAGATAGGCTGGAAGTCGGGGAGGGTCGTCCTGACCAGGCTCCTCGATGGGGTCGACCCAGAGGTCGCCATCGAGGTGAGGGAGGCGGCAGCCGGCGCCCCGGGGGTCGAGGAGGTGGCGGAGGTGAGGGTGAGGTGGCTGGGGATGAGGCTCCACGCCGAGATCAACGTCGTCGTCGACCCCGATATGACCGTCGAGAGGGGGCACCAGGTGGCCGAGGAGGTCGGCCATCAGCTCCACCACGCCCTCCCCTACGTCTCCAGGGCCACCGTCCACGTCGACCCGCCCCGGGCCCCCGGGGATGCCTATCATCGGCAGGCAGGCCGTCCCGGCGGGCCTTCCGGCCGCCGGCACCGCTGACGGTTAAAGGCTGCGGAAAGGGATAATAGCGGGAAGCCATAAAGAGAGCATCATGACCGAAGAGCTCTCTTTTTACAATGAGGTGGCCTGGGAAGGTGGGGCGGTGGGGGAGGTGGCCTTCCCCTCCGATCACCAGATAAAGGTCGCCCTACCGGCGGAGTTCGGCGGCGTCGAGGGGTTCCCGTCCCCGGAGGACCTCTTCGTCGCCGCCGCCAACGCCTGCGTCTTCACCACCACCCTCGCCGTCGCCGGGAGGAGGAACGTCCGACTCCGGTCCTACACCTCCGAGGCGGAAGGGGTCCTGGAGAGGCTGGGGGACGGGCGGGAGGTGACCAGGATCGATATAAAGGTCAGGGTCGCGGCGGATGAGGACCCCTCGGTCCTCACCGAGATCTTCTCGGAGGTGGCGGATAGGGTTCCTGTCATAAGGTCGATGACATCCTCGGTGAGCATCGATTTTGAGCTGGTGGGGCCGTGAGGACCCTTCCGCTCATCCTCGCCGCCTGGGCGATTCTGGCCTCGGTATTCGGGGCTGCGTCCCCTCTGGCGGCGTCTGCCGCAGACGCCTCCGACGAGGCGGCAGAAGATCCGGGCCGCCTCGACCTCCAAGTAGCCCTGGGCTTCGACATCTTCCCTGAAAGGTACACCTGCGACGGCGAGGACCTGTCCCCGCCGGTCGAGATCTCTGGCCTGGAAGGATCCGTGGCGTCTATCGCCATGATCCTGGAGGATCCGGACGCCCCCCGGGGGCCTTTCGTCCACTGGCTGATCTGGAACCTCGCGCCCCCGGTGTCGATCCCCGAGGGGATATCCCCCCTGGAAGAGGTCGCGGCGCCGGAGGCGCTCCAGGGGAGGAACGGCTTCGGGTCGATCGGCTACAGAGGCCCCTGTCCGCCGCCGGGGGACCCCCACAGGTACGTCCTGAGGGTCTTCGCTTTGGACTCCGAGCTCGACCTTCCGCCGGGCTCCGGGAGATCTGAGCTGGAGGCGGCGATGGAGGGTCGCGTCCTCCAGTCGGGCAAAGCCGCGGCCACCTATGGCGGGTGAAGCCCTCGCTGCCCGGGCGGTTTGGCTCGGATCCGGCGGGAGGCCGAGATCGGGCTATCGATCACCATCGAGGCGATCCCGGTTCGGACCCTGGCCCGCCGTCTCGGGATAGCGGCACCTGGGGCTGGGGATGAACCTGGGCACCTCATCCCGGTATTCCAGGTATGCCGCCCCGAACTTCTCGGCGAGGATCCTCTCCTCGTGGACCGATCCGAGGATGAAGTAGACGGTGGCGATGAGGTAGAGGACGAGGAGGTTATCGGTCATGATGGGGGTGAGCCAGAGGACGAGGAGGGCGAAGAGGAAGAGGGGGTTTCTCGTCCTGCAGTATAACCCCCGGACGATGAGTTTGCTTCCGCCGTCATCGGGGCGGATTCCCAAAAACTGGAGGGGTCCTGCCGCAAGGAAGGTCTTTGCGAAGGCGAGGGCGGCGATCCCCTGGCCCGCCACCATCCCCCACCGCCAGGGGGCGGGGACGGAGTAGAGGACCTCCCCCGGATTTAGATAGAAGAGGCGGAGGAGGGGGAGGAGGGTCGCGACAGCGACGAGGGTGAAGAAGAGGCGGTACCACCTCATGGCACCGTCGCCGAGGGCCCGGCGGGCCCTCCCCTTCGCCCAGAGGCTGGCGAGGAGGCTGTGAAGGGCTGCAAAGCCGACGAGGTATAGGGCGAGGATGAGGGTGGATATCGTGAACATGGGATTTGCCTCTCTGCCACCTATCCCATCAACCTTCGGGGCGGAGCCTTCCCCTCCAGGGTACGGCCCTCGGGACCCGCCTCTGATACGAGCGGTACTCGTCCCCGAACTGGGCGAGGAGCCTCCTCTCCCAGTGGAGGGACCCCAGGTAGAGGTAGAGGGTGACGGCGACGTATAGGATCAGGATGTTCGTCGTCATGAAGGGGGTCAGCCAGATGATCAGAAAGCCCGATAGGAGGAACGGATCTCTTATCCACCGGTAGACCCCCCTGGGCTCCAGGCCCTCCCCCCCGGCGGCCCCGGGCCCCAGAAGCTGGAGGGGCACCTTGAACCGGTGGGGGGCGTCGACGAAGGCCCTGACCGAGAGGAGCCCCGCCAGGAGCTGCCCTGCCACCATCGCCCACCGCCAGGGGGAGGGGACGATGTATAGGATCTTGCCGGGGAAGAGGTAGACGAGGTAGACCAGGGGCGCGATCATCACCAAGGCGGAAGCCGAGAAGATCGCCGGATACCACGGGTCCATCCGCCTTCCCAGGATCTTCGCGGCCCTCCTCTTGAAGGGGAGGCTGGCCATGAGGCTGTGGACGGCGGCGAAGCAGGCGAGGTAGAGGACGAGGAGGAGGGCGGAGTCGGTGGGGGACATCGATGGGTTATTTCGTCGGGATGGTATTTGGGGATGGTGGCAGGTAGATGAGAGGAGATAGGCCGAAGCACCAAGCGCGAGCAGGGTTATCGCAATTGATTCTGTGGATAGCCATAATAATGGCATCTATATAGTACACATATGTTATTACATCGGGAGCGCGGAGGGTCACGAATACCCCAACCTTTAGGTTGGGGATGAAGTGAACCCTCGCCCGGTATTCATATTTTCTTAGATTGATTAACAAGGCTGCTCCGGTAGCCGAAAGCAGAGTCACAATAATTTCTGAGGTGGAGATTTGGGCAAACGAAGACTCGACGATTTCGGATTCCGTCAAACCGGGGCGCGCGGCCACCCCGCCCTTTAGGGCGGGGTGGCCGCGCGCAGTTTGATTGGTTAAGGGAGAAAACGCGATGTAGTGGTAGGCTTGGTAGCAAGTCCTCTGAGCTTGGCCGGATTAAAATATTGCTGCGCAAATCTCAGGGTGGGCTTCGCTTTCATCTCAGGCCTAAAGATCGGGGATTTCCCGCTCCGCCCTCTCCCCTCCCGCGAGTTCAGAACTATAGGTGCGAAATGTGGGATATAAAATTAATTTATTCTATGAAGAGATTTTTTAATTTATTTTTATAATTTTCTCCAACTGCACTTTTCGGAAATTTGTCAATAAATTTTATGTATTGAATCTTTTGATTTGCACTTAATCCAGCATTTATAGTATCAATCAATATATTCTTATCAATATCATTAGTCTTTAATCTTATGACGGCTGCCGGTACAGTACCTTCCTCAGACTCTAAGCCAACGACTTCAACTTGCTCAACACATGACAATTTTTGGATCTTATGTTCAAGTTCAATAGTGTATATTCTTTCATTATTTCGGATGAAAGAATTATTCATTCTATCCTTGATATAGAAATATCCTTCTTCGTCTCTGAGTCCAAAATCATCGGAAAAAATAGTATCGCCAATAATATATATTGAGCTTAGATCATATCTTTTATTGTAGCCACTAAAAGCGCAATTCGTTTTTCCGGCTATGCGTCCTATTTCGTTGTCTGGCAGCTTATTATTATTTTCATCCATTATGAAATTATCATCACATAAGAAAGGTCTTCCTATAGAATTTGGCCTAATTTCAACGTCGCTTGCTTCAGTAATCGTCCCTAATCCTTCCGAATTTCCCCAAGATTCAATGATATCCACAGATAGTAAATCTCTGGTCTCTTTCTTTAAACCAAGTGGGACAGGTTCTCCCATTATTAGTATCTTATCACCCATATATATTCTCAGGTGATGGGACTTTATATAGGAAATAAATTCCTGTAATCCGCTGGGCGAAAAGAAAGAAATATCGATATTATTTATTTTCAAATATGAGCTTAAAATTTCAGATGAATGATTTCGAAAATTTACCACCGTTCCACCCGTCATTAGCGATGTCGAAGCTAGAACCAATCCTGCGGTTAAATAAGGCGGTATTGAGGTGTACAAACGAGTTTTTTTTGTCATCTCTAATTCGATGAACCAATGCATCAACTCACAAAAAATTGAGATATGTGATAGAATAATTCCTTTAGGAATGCTCGTAGTTCCAGATGTATAAACAATTCCCCAAGGATCATATGGATTTGGTAAAGACCAGCTTGCTTTAGCAGGTATTTTATCTAATTCAGATAAATATATCGTCATATTAGGTATATCAAGCTCTTTGATGATGCTATTACTGATTATTGAAGTCTCTTCATCAACCAATAATAATTTCGCATCACAATCCTGAACGCATGATCGAATATTTTCTATAGCCAGTTCAGCATTCATGATACAAGCTACATTATTGCTGCGTAATATGGAGATTAATGAAATAAAAAAAATTATAGGATCAGTTTGATAGATAGCGATCCGCTTATTTGAACCTTCATAGGCATTTAACCTTTGAGCCAAGGATTCGACAGCTTTATCTAGATCATTATATGTTATAGTTCTTGTCTCAGAAATGACCGCTGCTTTATTTCTGCAGTATTTCCCCCAATGCAAAATTGCTTGCGAAAGACCCATTCTAAAATTACCCGGATTACTCATAATATTCCCTCATATTTTTTCGCGGCAGGTTAATATCCAGATTCGACTCCGTACAACAGAATAAACTAATTCCTTTGTAAGGCTCCCTCAATCCCAGATCATCCTAATCAAGCTTGATAGCAGCACTCAATGAGTAGCAAACCAACCAATCCACAAATTAATAAATATAAAGCAAAAAATAAAAGTTATTACCGAATATTTATCAAATCTTCGAGATAAATTTATATTATTTTTAAAACTATACAAATAGTACGATATAGAAGATCCGACCATGGATAGAAATATTGTTACGATCCCTGCAAAAGTTATTGTGTCAGCTAAGGTCAAATAATTAACTGCTGGTTGCAAAGCCAGTACATTGTAATAATTGGCTACAGCTGCAAAAAGGGCACCAACACCAACTATAAAGCGAGGTGCAAAATTTGGTCTCAAAGTAAATGTAATCATTGCCACAGCAACTGCCACAAATAAGCCCTGGAACAGCTTGAAGTAAAATCCCCAGCCATCTCTCACTAATCCGATGCCTAGCCTAATTTGAGAATATGTTGAAGGCATTTGCTCTTGCCAAGGAGATCCAAAATCGGTTGGATATTTGTGATTTTCTACTATCGTAGGCAGGGATTTACTTTTATATCCTGGAATGTAAATTTCTTCGCTGCAGCTTGTGTTTTGAAGATTTTCAGGAATATATTGAAGCCAATAAATGGAACTAATACAATCTTCAATCTTGATTATCAGCTTGTGATTATCAAATGGATAAAGCATAACATCAAATGGTTGTATTATGCTTGCACTTATTTGATATTGTTCATAATTAGTATCATTTTCATGCAATTCAGCTTGTAGCTCCATAGAATTAATTTCGCCATTGATGATCTCCATACCCTCACCAGGAGCGACATCATCGCCTTTCCACTTGAACCAAACATAAAAGTCCACATCAAAATTAGATTCCTTCATAGAGAGACGAGAAATCTTGGTGATATAAGCCCCAAAGAGAACATCAGTATGAAGTGGTGTATCATTGCTACTTACTGGGACTAAATTCAAGTTAGTATGATCATTAGAAGCTATCTCATGGTGTTCGAACATCGAGGATATTGCATAACTCGCGATCGCGGTCAGGCAAATCAAGAAAATTATCCAGATGGGAATAACCAAGGGATAAATATCTCTCTTTTGAGTCATATCATTAGCTCATATCATCCTAGAAGATTTCACTCCTAATATGCATCGATCTTCTATTTATAGCCATCGTCCATCAACAGTTTTTTTATTTTTAAAAAATTTTATATAATTTAAAATAATTATATTACCTAAATCTCTGGGAGGATTGAGATCGTAAATGAGGCTGTAAAAATGATTGCTTAGGAAGGTCTTCAAGAGCCTCATGTTTGCCTGCCCGCCAGAATAGCGATAGAGAGAATGATAGCTACGCATTCATGGAGGATCAAAATTAGTGTCAAAGGCTGGAATAATCGCTGGGCATGAATTCCCGAACACCATAAGGCCCATCAATTTACTAGCGCTCAGCGCATTACATAGCCCCCAGGGGCCGGATCATGGGCCCCTCAGGCCCCTCTCCAGAGCCTGTCTTGTGTGCTCGATTAAGATCTCCACCACCCGGGGGGTATCTCCCATCCCATGTAGGTTTAAATCGACCTCGAATCCCGCCTCCTCGAAGGCGCTCTTCCAGGATTCGGGATCGTCCCCGGCCAGGTCTTTCGTGGCGTGGCCTCCAGCCACCAGGAGGAAGGGAAGGAGCCTCACCCTTCGGACGTCGGCCGCCTTCGCCTCGGCCATCACATCCTCCAGCCCCGGAAAGCCGTCGATCGTCCCCAAAAAGACGTTCCTGTGATCTCTCTTCAAAACCCGCGCCATCCGGGAGTAGGCGGCGTCGGCGGGGTGGGCGGTCCCGTGGCCGACGAGGACGACGGCCGTCTCCTCCGGGTTACGCTTCGAAGCCGCGCCCTCGCCCTCGCCCCCGGCGGTGGTCCGGTCGAACTCCGGGGCTAGGGCTTTTGAGACCGCATCGTAGTCCGGCCCCGATGCCAGGAGCGGCATCCCCATGGAGAGACTGCGGAAGCCGAGCTTCCCCCGGACGGTCCCCAGGGCGGAGACGAGGGCCGCCAATTCATGAAACTCCGATCCGGGGGCGACGTGCAGCGACTGGACGACTACGTCCTGGTAGCCGGCGTCGTGAAGCTTTGCGAGGGCCGTCAGGGGGCTGTGGACCGCCGTCCCCTCGCCTCCGGCGAGCCGTCGGCGGATGAAGCCGGCGGTGAAGGCGATGTCGACGGCCGGGGCTTCAAATTCACGTCTGTATACGGCTCTTATCCTTTCGTAGGTCTTCCTCGCTTCGAGGTCGAGGCTCCCATAGGCCACCAGGACGATGGCGGGCGGTTCATCGGCAGACAAATTCTCAGTCCTCCCATCTTAGAAATAGATGTATCCTAATAATTATAATAGCTTGTGGTTAAAATAGATGGAACAAGTCTCATTTATTCGTCCTGTTGTGCATCCAATCCAATTGTAATTCAATTGAATTATATAATGTTTAATTTCGGTTAAAACTACACATGATTTACATTACACCAAAAACTATAAGTTGATAAACCTAATTAATAAGCCATCGGCCATGATGGCCGATCGAGGAGGCAAAAATTTGGAGCACAAATCGATATTGTTGGTCGCCATTTATCTCTTGATGGCAACTGCATATGCTTATGAGGGGACGCCCCAGATAAGGCTCTTTATAGAAGGGCCGACAGATGAATTTTCAGGTACTGGCTGTACAGATTCGGTCTCGTATCTTATTAGGGTTTATAATATTGGAACGGATTCCACAGCGAGAAATTTGGATATAAATCTGTTTGGAATGAACTTGCAAGTGGCGGATTACCAGGATTGGCTGGGCAACATGGGGGCACCTTATATGGAAGTAACGGCTCCGGGTTCATCTTACAGTCCTGACTGGGCTATGACTTGGTATGTCGGAGATTTGAAATACGAAGAAGAACGGGACCTATTGGTTACTTTTTGTAAGTTGGACGATTTTACTACCATTAGTGGTAGCGCTTGGTTTGAGGGCGCGTTGGACGCCGTAAACGCGGAAAAAAGAGAATGGATGGCTGTGTAAATGAGGAAAAAAAGACTGTTATTAAAACGTCCCTTAAGCAAGCTTTAGCAAGAAGGTGTGAACTCATCTCAATTTGGTTTCGAAAGACCTCTGAATCATGAATTGGCGTCTAATCTATCTTCCGTATATTTAACGGAGGTCTCCAGATCGGAGGTCAATCGGAACAATCTGGATTTCTCTCAATTCTCGAAGGGACCATCTACCGTTCGCCCCTCAAAGATCTCATGGAAAGTTCTGGGGTACAGCGCCAGGATCTTCTTCTCGCCGATGGCGATGAATAAAACGTCCAGGGTCTCGTCCTTCGATCCGCCGTCCCTCCGGGAGGCGTTGATGTGGACCTTGATGCACTTTTCATCTCCTGCTCTGGCGGCAGCGGCGATGGTGACCAGCTCAGCAGTCCAGGCGTCCAGGCTCTCCGGCCGTAGGGCGTTGAAGTCCTTTGAGTCTCCTTCGGAATCTCCTCTCGCACGAAGTCTGCGCTCCCCTGGAACATTTAGATCAGATCGAGCTTTCCCGGCTTCATCGTTGTCGGCGCCTTTGGCGGATGATCAAGCTTATCCAGGGATTCTGTCCCCTAAGCTGATACGAATCCTCAATATCATCGACTCCGGATTAGGCGGTTTTCCTCTCGGAGCCGCTTCTCCTCCCTCTCCCTCCGCCTCGCGGCGGAGATGAGGATGGCGGCTCCGGCGGCGATCGACCCGAAGAGGGCGGCGAGGCCGAGGCCGATCTTATACAATGCTCCTCGGAAGAAGTCCGTCCCGATCGCCAGGACGGCCTTCGGCCCCTCCGATCCTGCGGGGTATCCGCTATCGATCCTGAAGGTGCCGGGGCGTTGGACCTCGAAGGTGGCGATCGACCTTCCCGAGCGGCCGGCGAAGTCGTAGGTGACCTCCCCTGCGGGGGGGCGGAGATCCACCCCCTCGCCGGAGGTGAGGTCGACGACCTCGATCACGAGCCCCGGCGGGACCCCCTCCCCTGCAGAATAAAATCGGCCATCTAAGAAGCTTCTGTTCTCGTAGTAGATGGTGTAGTCGCCGACCTCCTGGAGGTTGAGTTCGGAGGTCCCGGGAGCCTCGATTCGGGTCAAGCCGTCGCCGATCTCCGATATGGCCGAGAAGATCGTCCAGCCGAAGATGAACAGCCCCGCCAGGACCACCAGGGCGGCGAGGCCGAGATTCCGCCGATCGATGAGGGGGGAGGATTCCGCCATCTAATAAACACCAGGGGCGGGTATGTCGCAAGACCTATATAAAATATTTGAAGACTCCATCAGCCGACGAGATCGTAGTGTCTGTACCCGTCGCCGCCGATCCGGAGGAGGGCGAACTCCCCCGCCGGGGGGATGACGCTCTCCTGCCGCGTGCCATCGTGGAGGAGCTGGTAATCCTTAAGGCCGATCTCCACCCGATCCTCGAGCCGTTTTAGGATGCGGTCCCTGGCCAGGGACCGGACGCCCTCTCCGACCACCCCAGAGAAGAAGGCAGCAGAGCAGCCGCTCCCGTAGGAGCCGAGGCCGATCCGCGCTCCCGGGGTGAGGAGGTCCTGCGCCAGGAGGCTCGCCAGGCCCAGGTAGATCGAGCCGGTGTAGATGTTTCCGACGGCCGAGGAGATGAGGGTCGAGGGTTTGACCTTCCTCTCGTACGCCTCCAGAAACTTCGCCGACTTCGAGAACCTCCTCTGGTAATCGGCCGACTCCTTAGCCCCCTCTTCGCCTCCGACCTCCTCGGCCGCCGGCTCGGCCCCGATCTCCTCCTCTACCTCCTGCCACCGGGGAAGGGGCCGCCACTCCCGGCGGAAGAACGAGGCGGCGGCGTACTCCGCCATCCGGGGGTAGGGGATGTGGAATATGATCTGGCGGAGGTGGTCTGATAAGCACCCGCCTTCTCCTATGCGGATCATCCCCCGGGAAAGGGCTCTCCTCTGAAAGGAGGAGAAGGCTCCGTCCATCGCCGCCAGGTAGCACTGGTTGCTGTACTTCCCGTTGACGACGGCGCACCTCATCCCGACGGGCCGGAAGAAGTCGTTCTCGTCTCGAGTATAGACCCCCATGACGGGGTCGAGGGCGAGGATCCTCGGGTTTCTTTTGATCAAAAGGGCGACGGAGCCCGCCCCCTGGGTGTACTCGCCGGGGGAGCCGAGCTCGTAACGGGCAACGTCCGTCGCCACCACGATCCCCACCCTCCCCCGCCTCCTCCCCGGCCCGTCGGCGTCTTCGCCTCCTCCATCGTCTCCGGCCTTCAGCCAGCAGGCGACGCTCTCCAGGGCGTGAGTGGCGCCGATGCAGGCGGCCTTGAACTCGACGGTGGAGCACTCCGAGAAGGTGCCGGGGCCGTAGACCCGCTCCAGCATCCCGATGACGTAGGTACCGATCGCCTTCGCCTCATCGACCCCCGACTCGGTGCCGATGTATATCTTTCCCACCTCGGCGGGGCGGAGGTCGTTCTTCTCCATAAGCTCCAGGGTCGAGGCGGCGGCGAGGGTGGCGGCGTCCTCGTGGGCGTCGGGGACGGCCATCTTCTCGACCCCGATACCCCGGGCAAGCTTAGCGGGCTCGATCCCCCTCGCCCTCGCAAACTCGCCAGTGGTCGATATGAAGAGCTTTGGGAAGGCAGCGGCGATGTCGTCGATCCCGACGGCAGAGTTGGGCGAATCTATCATGGTGATCTCCTCGTATGGGCGGCATCTCCTCGGCGGTTCTCTTCGATGGTATTTATGGTCTGGGGTTTTCGGCAAGGGCTATATCCCAGGAGGTATCGACCTGGACCGAGGCGTTCAGATTGCTGGAAGAGATAGAGCAGCTTGCAAAAAGGCTTGACGCCCTCGGATCGAAGGACCGGATCGAGGCGGCGGCGCTGTTGA
The sequence above is drawn from the Methanothrix harundinacea 6Ac genome and encodes:
- a CDS encoding OsmC family protein, whose amino-acid sequence is MTEELSFYNEVAWEGGAVGEVAFPSDHQIKVALPAEFGGVEGFPSPEDLFVAAANACVFTTTLAVAGRRNVRLRSYTSEAEGVLERLGDGREVTRIDIKVRVAADEDPSVLTEIFSEVADRVPVIRSMTSSVSIDFELVGP
- a CDS encoding class I adenylate-forming enzyme family protein, giving the protein MSNPGNFRMGLSQAILHWGKYCRNKAAVISETRTITYNDLDKAVESLAQRLNAYEGSNKRIAIYQTDPIIFFISLISILRSNNVACIMNAELAIENIRSCVQDCDAKLLLVDEETSIISNSIIKELDIPNMTIYLSELDKIPAKASWSLPNPYDPWGIVYTSGTTSIPKGIILSHISIFCELMHWFIELEMTKKTRLYTSIPPYLTAGLVLASTSLMTGGTVVNFRNHSSEILSSYLKINNIDISFFSPSGLQEFISYIKSHHLRIYMGDKILIMGEPVPLGLKKETRDLLSVDIIESWGNSEGLGTITEASDVEIRPNSIGRPFLCDDNFIMDENNNKLPDNEIGRIAGKTNCAFSGYNKRYDLSSIYIIGDTIFSDDFGLRDEEGYFYIKDRMNNSFIRNNERIYTIELEHKIQKLSCVEQVEVVGLESEEGTVPAAVIRLKTNDIDKNILIDTINAGLSANQKIQYIKFIDKFPKSAVGENYKNKLKNLFIE
- a CDS encoding tetratricopeptide repeat protein, encoding MDPILLALFALLLAAAVAAALAKRFILDNSDFWMAMGLILADRKRYDKAARCCERAVRIYPFYVHAWNNWGLSLYQLGRYEEALERLDEALTLNPDLGEGWHNKGLVLEGLGRVEEAEEAFERADRLGVG
- a CDS encoding cation diffusion facilitator family transporter, giving the protein MMPKNRLRSEEEGHLTSRGFHLHAHGAADPALLAAERGILAVKVSFIALLATALVQVAIVLLSGSVALLADTVHNLGDAATAIPLWLAFRLGQRPPTDRFTYGYGRAEDLAGLAIVLVIVVSALFTGYEAAMRLFNPRPVGHLEAVILASLIGFAGNEAVALYRMRVGREINSAALVADGLHARADGLTSLAVLFGAFGVMAGHPRADPLVGLLIAGVILQIGWKSGRVVLTRLLDGVDPEVAIEVREAAAGAPGVEEVAEVRVRWLGMRLHAEINVVVDPDMTVERGHQVAEEVGHQLHHALPYVSRATVHVDPPRAPGDAYHRQAGRPGGPSGRRHR
- a CDS encoding methyltransferase family protein; translation: MFTISTLILALYLVGFAALHSLLASLWAKGRARRALGDGAMRWYRLFFTLVAVATLLPLLRLFYLNPGEVLYSVPAPWRWGMVAGQGIAALAFAKTFLAAGPLQFLGIRPDDGGSKLIVRGLYCRTRNPLFLFALLVLWLTPIMTDNLLVLYLIATVYFILGSVHEERILAEKFGAAYLEYRDEVPRFIPSPRCRYPETAGQGPNRDRLDGDR
- a CDS encoding methyltransferase family protein, with the protein product MSPTDSALLLVLYLACFAAVHSLMASLPFKRRAAKILGRRMDPWYPAIFSASALVMIAPLVYLVYLFPGKILYIVPSPWRWAMVAGQLLAGLLSVRAFVDAPHRFKVPLQLLGPGAAGGEGLEPRGVYRWIRDPFLLSGFLIIWLTPFMTTNILILYVAVTLYLYLGSLHWERRLLAQFGDEYRSYQRRVPRAVPWRGRLRPEG
- a CDS encoding sirohydrochlorin cobaltochelatase; protein product: MSADEPPAIVLVAYGSLDLEARKTYERIRAVYRREFEAPAVDIAFTAGFIRRRLAGGEGTAVHSPLTALAKLHDAGYQDVVVQSLHVAPGSEFHELAALVSALGTVRGKLGFRSLSMGMPLLASGPDYDAVSKALAPEFDRTTAGGEGEGAASKRNPEETAVVLVGHGTAHPADAAYSRMARVLKRDHRNVFLGTIDGFPGLEDVMAEAKAADVRRVRLLPFLLVAGGHATKDLAGDDPESWKSAFEEAGFEVDLNLHGMGDTPRVVEILIEHTRQALERGLRGP
- a CDS encoding hydroxymethylglutaryl-CoA synthase family protein, with product MIDSPNSAVGIDDIAAAFPKLFISTTGEFARARGIEPAKLARGIGVEKMAVPDAHEDAATLAAASTLELMEKNDLRPAEVGKIYIGTESGVDEAKAIGTYVIGMLERVYGPGTFSECSTVEFKAACIGATHALESVACWLKAGDDGGGEDADGPGRRRGRVGIVVATDVARYELGSPGEYTQGAGSVALLIKRNPRILALDPVMGVYTRDENDFFRPVGMRCAVVNGKYSNQCYLAAMDGAFSSFQRRALSRGMIRIGEGGCLSDHLRQIIFHIPYPRMAEYAAASFFRREWRPLPRWQEVEEEIGAEPAAEEVGGEEGAKESADYQRRFSKSAKFLEAYERKVKPSTLISSAVGNIYTGSIYLGLASLLAQDLLTPGARIGLGSYGSGCSAAFFSGVVGEGVRSLARDRILKRLEDRVEIGLKDYQLLHDGTRQESVIPPAGEFALLRIGGDGYRHYDLVG
- a CDS encoding YbhB/YbcL family Raf kinase inhibitor-like protein → MRTLPLILAAWAILASVFGAASPLAASAADASDEAAEDPGRLDLQVALGFDIFPERYTCDGEDLSPPVEISGLEGSVASIAMILEDPDAPRGPFVHWLIWNLAPPVSIPEGISPLEEVAAPEALQGRNGFGSIGYRGPCPPPGDPHRYVLRVFALDSELDLPPGSGRSELEAAMEGRVLQSGKAAATYGG